From the Marispirochaeta aestuarii genome, the window TTCGCCTCATCCCTGCCGGGGGCCGGGGACTACTACGTTACCTGTGCCGGGGGACGCAACCTGCGTCTTGGAACTCTTCTTGGTTCAGGCAAAAGCATGGCGGAGGCGCAGAAGGAGATGGAGGGAGTCACCATCGAGTCTCTCTCGATAATCGAAACCATGGAACGGGCCCTGCCCGGGCTCCTGGAACGTCAAATCGTCGCCATGGACCGGCTGCCGCTGCTCGACTACCTGATCCGGACCGTACGGGAAGGTTCCGCCGGACCGCTGCCCTTTGAGAGGTTCTTTCCGGAGATCCATTTTTAACACGATTTTAACCGATTTTATCGCTTCTCATGATATGATATTTTCACATTTTATTTTTGGAGGAACCTGAATGAAGAAATCAGTACTGTTCATCCTGCTGCTCCTTGCAGCTGTACCACTGGTGTTTGCCGGCGGATCAGCGGAAGAAGCTATGGCACCGGCGGAATGCTCGAACCGGGGACTTCTCGACGTCATGTACTGCGACGAGGACATGGATCTTGTAGCGGATCTGCCCAAGGATTCAAGCCAGTGGGCCGACCCGGACACCCTTATATTCGCCTATACCCCCGTTGAAGATCCGGCGGTCTACGAGGACATCTGGCAGCCCTTTATGGACTACCTGGCGAAAGTAACAGGGCGCAAGGTGCGCTTTTTTTCCGTGGATTCCTATGCGGCCCAGGTCGAGGCCATGCGGGCCGGTCGGCTCCATATCGCCGGAATCTCCACAGGCCCGACTCCCTTTGCGGTGAACCTGGCCGGCTATGTGCCTTTCGCCATAATGGGAGGAGCGGACGGCCAGTTCGGTTACACCCTGCAGGTATATGTACATGCAGACAGCGATCTGTACGAGCTCAAGGACCTGAAGGGCAAGCGCGTGGCCCATACAACCCCCACATCCAACTCCGGCAACCAGGCGCCCAAGGCGCTCTTCCCGGACTTCGGGGTTGTTCCCGGAGAAGATTACGAAATCGAGTTCTCCGGCAGTCATGAAAACTCGGCCCTGGGTGTAGTCGCAAAAGACTACGACGCGGCGCCAGTGGCCTCCGAGGTGGTCGATCGTATGGCGGAACGGGGACTCTTCGATCCCGCGGACGTTCGGATCATCTTCGAAACCGATCCCTTCCCCACCACCTCCTACGGATACGCCCACAACCTGCATCCCGACCTGGTAAAAAAGATCAAGGAAGCCTTTCTTACCTATGAGTTTGCGGGAACCCCCCTGGGAGAGGAGTTCAATGTCGACGGGTTTATCGAGATAACCTACAAGAACCAGTGGGCCCAGATCAGAAAGATCAATGAGTACAACGGTATAGAATATACCTTCGAAGGACTCAAATAGCCCTTCTCACTGAACGGTCTGACCGGTGTCGATATTTTCGTTGACACCGGTTTTTATTGACACTACACTGACTCATCATGCTTGAAATAAAAGATCTCGTTAAGAGCTACGGGGCAAGCGAACCCGTATTGAAGGGTTTGAACTTCTCCACCCAGGACAAACATCTGACTGCCATTATCGGCTCCTCGGGGGCCGGAAAAAGTACAATGCTGCGCTGTATCAACCGCCTGGTAACCGCGAATTCAGGGCAGATTCTTTTAGACGGTGTGGACCTTCTCACACTAAAGGGCAAAGCGCTGCAGCACGCCCGCAGAAAGATCGGTATGATCTTTCAGGCCTACAACCTGATTGACCGCCTCACGGTTATGGAAAACGTGCTGTCCGGACGTCTGGGATACATTCCCTTCCTGCGGGGTGCCTTTCGCAAATTCCCCCAGGAGGACATCGACCACGCATACGCTCTGCTCAAGCGGGTCGGGCTCTCCCAGTACGTCAATAAACGCTGCGATGAACTCTCCGGAGGTGAACGTCAGCGCGTCGGCGCCGCCCGGGCCCTCATGCAGAATCCCAGTATTCTTCTGGCCGATGAGCCGACCGCCTCGCTGGACCCGAAAACCAGCGAGAGAATCATGGAGCTCATCGCTCAGCTGACGGAGGAGCTTCACCTGCCGGTGCTGATCAACCTGCACAACGTGGCCCAGGCCAAGCAGTATGCCGCCAGGATTGTCGGACTCCGGGGCGGGGTGATCGTGTTCGACGGAAAGCCCGATGAACTCACTGACGAACACCTGGAAAAAATCTACGCCGATAAAAAAGAGCTCGACGAACAGCTCCATCACCACACGGAGCAGAGCCGATGAACAAAGCTCTGAGCGGCGGAGGATCCTCCGCCGGACATTTTCACTGGAAACGTCCTCCGTTTATTTCAAATCCGGTACTGCGCTACGGTCTCCTTACGGCCTTCGTCGTCTACTTTGCCTATGTATTCAATACCCTGGAGGTAAACCCCGAAAGGATTGTGCGGGGGATTCCCCGGGCAATGCAGATTTTCTCCGGCGCAATTCCCCCGGATTTCAGCGCCCGGGGCAAACTTATTTTTACCGGCTTCATCGAAAGTATCCAGATAACCTTTCTGGCCACCTTTGCCGGCGTTTTACTGAGCATTCCCTTCGCCTTTGCGGCGGCCCGGAACATCGCGATACTGCCGATCTACGGACTCGGCAGGGGAATTATCATCGTCGCCCGCAGCCTGCACCCGGTGGTTCTGGGTGTGCTCTTTGTAAAGGCCGTCGGCTTCGGAGCCTTTGCCGGTGTTCTAACCCTGATTATCTACACCCTCGGTTTCGTGGGAAAACTTCTGGCCGAAGCGATCGAGGAGATAAAGCACGGTCAGATCGAGGCGATCCGCTCCACGGGAGCGGGGTACTTCTCCGTTCTGGTTTACGCGGTTCTGCCTCAGATCATGCCCCGGCTTATCGGGCTTACCATGTACCAGCTCGATATCAATCTCCGGGCTTCGGCTGTCATCGGTCTTGTGGGTGCCGGGGGTATCGGCAACACCCTGAACTCCGCCTTCGGTCGATACGATTACGGTACCGCCTCCGCTATTCTGCTGGTGATGATCATCATCATACTCTTCGCTGAATCGGTCAGTTCCAGGCTGAGGAGGTTCACGCGATGAAGAACCTTACAACGGCTCCTTTAAAGGACATCGGCGGAGAAAGCTTTCGCTGGGAACGCTACACCCCTCTTCAGCGCATGCGCCGTTTCGCGGGTATGTTTATCGTGGCGGGAATTCTCCTCTGGACCATCAGCACCATCGACGTATTCTGGCCCTGGGTCTGGACTGCTCCCGCGGAGATGCAGGACATGATCTACCGCATGATCCCGCCCAATCCCCGGGCGCTGCCGGAGATTCTGCCGGCCCTGCTTGAGACTATAAATATAGCCAGCGTCGGCACCCTTCTGGCCATCATCATCTCCCTGCCGGTAGCCTATTTCGGCGCCCGGAACGTATCCCCCAACCGTTTTACCCTCGCCATCGCCCGGGTAATCATCGTTTCTTCCCGGTCCATCGATACCCTCATATGGGCATTGCTGTTTGTGGCCATACTGGGACCCGGTCCCCTGGCCGGTGTTGTGGCGATCGCCTTCCGTTCCGTCGGATTCCTGGGCAAACTCATAGGGGAGAGCATAGAAGAGATGGACTGGGGACCCATAGAGGCCCTGCAGGCATCCGGGGCATCCCAGGGGCATATCATCAATTACGCCATCGTACCGCAGATAATTCCCAGCTTCTGGGCCGTTGCGATCCTGCGATGGGACATAAACATCCGGGAATCAACGGTTCTGGGCATGGTCGGCGCGGGCGGCATCGGCATGCTCTTCCAGGTGGCCATCGATCTGTTCCGATGGAACACCGTGTCCATGGTACTGGTTTCCATCGTCGTGGTAGTACTATTCGGAGAGGTTGTAACGGGTATAGTACGACGTAAAATTATCTGAAAACGGGAAGGCCTATGAACACGCATTTCGCACTGGAAAACCCCATTGAAGTTCTGACAGGAAAAAAAAGATCCGAACTTACCAGGGACGATCTGATCAACATCATCAATAAGAAGAACATCGAGCGACTGACCTTTCACTATACCGCCATCGACGGAAAGGTGAAGGAACTCCGCCTTCCCATTACCAGCCATGAACAGGCGGAGCTCGTTCTTGCCGAGGGAGAACGGGTTGACGGGTCCTCTCTCTTTAAAGGCGTTGTTGATGCGGGAAAATCCGACCTTTACGTTATTCCGGTCTATAAATCGGTGTTCATAAACCCCTTCGATCATACGAGTCTCGATTTTGTCTGCCGTTTTGTTACCGGAGAGGGGGAACTTGCCCCCTTTGCTCCGGACAATCTCCTTGCCATTACCCATCAGAAGCTGCAGGAGGAGTTCGATGTCGAGTTCAATGCCCTGGGAGAGCTGGAGTTTTACCTTGTGGGAAACTCGGAGCAGAACCTCTATCCTCTGCCGAATCAGAAGGGATACCACGGCAGCAGCCCGTATGTAAAAACAACCAGCATTGTCAATGAGATGCTCAAGGTTATGACCAACATAACCAGCGAAATAAAATATGCCCACAACGAAGTCGGCCTTATCAACAATCTGGAAATCGATAATCATCTTTTCAATGGGAAGCTGGCAGAACAGGTGGAGATCGAGTTTCTCCCCAGCCCGGTGGAGGATGCAGCCGATGTCGTGGTGCTGGGAAAATGGCTCTGCCAGAGCATTGCCAATCGCTACAACCTGATTGCCACCTTCTATCCGAAGATCCAGATCGGCGATGCCGGCAGCGGTCTCCATTTCCATACCATGCTCAAACGAAACAATAAAAACATCATGCTCGATGGCGATCAGGAACTGTCGGAGGACTCCCTCAAGCTGATCGGAGGGCTCTGCCGCTACGCCTCCACCCTGTCGGCCTTCGGCAATATGACCGCCGGATCCTTCCTGCGCCTGGTACCCCATCAGGAGGCACCCACGAAGGTCTGCTGGGGCTACTCCAACCGCAGTGCCCTGATCCGGGTCCCCCTGGGATGGCGGAACCTGGACAACCTGGCAATGAAGGTCAACCCTCAGCAGCGGCTTAAAGCGGAACGCAAGGACAGCCGGCAGACAGTGGAGCTCCGCAGCCCCGACGGAAGCGCGAATACCCACATGCTCCTTGCAGCCATGACTACCGCGGTGCTCTGGGCCTACCGAAATCCTGAAGAGGCGCTGAAGCTGGCGGACCAGAACTTTGTCTCCGGGAATATCCACAATAATCCCGACAAGGAGCGGGAGTTCATCGACATCGCCACCAGCTGCGTGGAAACGGCACAGGCCCTGAATGATCACCGGGACTATTACATCCGGGACGGCTATTTCACCGGCAGCCTGATCGACAAGGTCATCGAAATGCTCAACTCTGAAAATGACGAAGGCCTGAACAAGAAGATTCACTCCCTGCCGGAAGAAGACGGCAAAAAACTCGCCGAAGATTATATCAAGCGGGGCATACAGAAATACTGAGCAGGAAAGACGTAATGAAGGGAAAAATCCCTGCACTGATACTGATTACAATGTACCTTCTGGTAAAGCCGGTGTTTTCGGAAACGGAACAGTTCCCGGATCACAGGGAACGTCCCATCGTGGCCCTTGCCCTGGAAGGCGGTGGGGCTCTCGGAATCGCCCACATCGGCGTAATACGGGTA encodes:
- the phnD gene encoding phosphate/phosphite/phosphonate ABC transporter substrate-binding protein, with amino-acid sequence MKKSVLFILLLLAAVPLVFAGGSAEEAMAPAECSNRGLLDVMYCDEDMDLVADLPKDSSQWADPDTLIFAYTPVEDPAVYEDIWQPFMDYLAKVTGRKVRFFSVDSYAAQVEAMRAGRLHIAGISTGPTPFAVNLAGYVPFAIMGGADGQFGYTLQVYVHADSDLYELKDLKGKRVAHTTPTSNSGNQAPKALFPDFGVVPGEDYEIEFSGSHENSALGVVAKDYDAAPVASEVVDRMAERGLFDPADVRIIFETDPFPTTSYGYAHNLHPDLVKKIKEAFLTYEFAGTPLGEEFNVDGFIEITYKNQWAQIRKINEYNGIEYTFEGLK
- the phnC gene encoding phosphonate ABC transporter ATP-binding protein, translated to MLEIKDLVKSYGASEPVLKGLNFSTQDKHLTAIIGSSGAGKSTMLRCINRLVTANSGQILLDGVDLLTLKGKALQHARRKIGMIFQAYNLIDRLTVMENVLSGRLGYIPFLRGAFRKFPQEDIDHAYALLKRVGLSQYVNKRCDELSGGERQRVGAARALMQNPSILLADEPTASLDPKTSERIMELIAQLTEELHLPVLINLHNVAQAKQYAARIVGLRGGVIVFDGKPDELTDEHLEKIYADKKELDEQLHHHTEQSR
- the phnE gene encoding phosphonate ABC transporter, permease protein PhnE, producing the protein MNKALSGGGSSAGHFHWKRPPFISNPVLRYGLLTAFVVYFAYVFNTLEVNPERIVRGIPRAMQIFSGAIPPDFSARGKLIFTGFIESIQITFLATFAGVLLSIPFAFAAARNIAILPIYGLGRGIIIVARSLHPVVLGVLFVKAVGFGAFAGVLTLIIYTLGFVGKLLAEAIEEIKHGQIEAIRSTGAGYFSVLVYAVLPQIMPRLIGLTMYQLDINLRASAVIGLVGAGGIGNTLNSAFGRYDYGTASAILLVMIIIILFAESVSSRLRRFTR
- the phnE gene encoding phosphonate ABC transporter, permease protein PhnE; this translates as MKNLTTAPLKDIGGESFRWERYTPLQRMRRFAGMFIVAGILLWTISTIDVFWPWVWTAPAEMQDMIYRMIPPNPRALPEILPALLETINIASVGTLLAIIISLPVAYFGARNVSPNRFTLAIARVIIVSSRSIDTLIWALLFVAILGPGPLAGVVAIAFRSVGFLGKLIGESIEEMDWGPIEALQASGASQGHIINYAIVPQIIPSFWAVAILRWDINIRESTVLGMVGAGGIGMLFQVAIDLFRWNTVSMVLVSIVVVVLFGEVVTGIVRRKII
- a CDS encoding glutamine synthetase beta-grasp domain-containing protein, whose translation is MNTHFALENPIEVLTGKKRSELTRDDLINIINKKNIERLTFHYTAIDGKVKELRLPITSHEQAELVLAEGERVDGSSLFKGVVDAGKSDLYVIPVYKSVFINPFDHTSLDFVCRFVTGEGELAPFAPDNLLAITHQKLQEEFDVEFNALGELEFYLVGNSEQNLYPLPNQKGYHGSSPYVKTTSIVNEMLKVMTNITSEIKYAHNEVGLINNLEIDNHLFNGKLAEQVEIEFLPSPVEDAADVVVLGKWLCQSIANRYNLIATFYPKIQIGDAGSGLHFHTMLKRNNKNIMLDGDQELSEDSLKLIGGLCRYASTLSAFGNMTAGSFLRLVPHQEAPTKVCWGYSNRSALIRVPLGWRNLDNLAMKVNPQQRLKAERKDSRQTVELRSPDGSANTHMLLAAMTTAVLWAYRNPEEALKLADQNFVSGNIHNNPDKEREFIDIATSCVETAQALNDHRDYYIRDGYFTGSLIDKVIEMLNSENDEGLNKKIHSLPEEDGKKLAEDYIKRGIQKY